A part of Phoenix dactylifera cultivar Barhee BC4 chromosome 2, palm_55x_up_171113_PBpolish2nd_filt_p, whole genome shotgun sequence genomic DNA contains:
- the LOC103720380 gene encoding uncharacterized protein LOC103720380 isoform X1: protein MFQFGDGGPSAGVDGGPPPLLPSSSSCSSILSPLAPPFTVDRCYAVFPQPMSAAGDWPPASAAASAATSSRLPSLTSGIRSIPSNSVFESASTYYPSYAPVGGGFPVSIDDSLKPLPGLERYGGMDSGPWSGPFLGEEMGKDKGFDRSSSWMDPSSSYWDSAFYKGGAAEGLMTCEDASLVQGNNATSFARNFQFGPESSGWLGDKYPAVSRGAAEGLMIREDASLVQGNNAASFARNFQFGPESSGWLGDKYPAVYKDNPRAPFDQSGTSPLDPSALFDRLSYSRSQESTSIMKAHDTFNLNSTNNYTAQPASCSTNPMFYNPATACSASTSVYDLSTERTISSMDSVMPANGYLTIQHANPYRINLDYFDYIASEQKEPTVGQISEDGNKEWSIAAGNMKRKFGASVISSPMKNDFPAGHDPLIGNLMECYSEAKCGLRNTRLSLTNSSASASASVEPDNSMQISSDPLDQHSLAVDSPCWKGAPSSRQYPFGIGDKADGCPVVKELKGHNDLDQGQKHLLVSAKYAGTPSSEHVVSSVCRENQKDSSLSYPREPSLVSLRCMHQKFEDAKGECSGCAEVGFENSSQVGHILEEKNNEATKVLNTDSGLKDHALKQLGGEEGVSSAYHNTVVSGMANPEMNVKAAGQDGSSDFSSCSRDHIVKLSSSEVAIPSKTVELLGSSDPSGICPPPGEDPEPIVKAMHGLSEVLFSHYDRKVNELKEHDHELLHQVIDNLKACLVKNGKDVTKETSNVFGIEASPSEVDVQKIGDDLKTSNNKGAKGMKHRMPCSGLDVDNDKVNNVCSVGFDTDCRTRMAQALHKVSKRGFDQEEDPQTLLYKNLWIETEVALCSMKYELARMKLEMENDKCHQRANSYDSSDMERKLSQLTRLRSLNSVNYVNGNDEPRYKAEENLCNTSTQQAYGGKHGTMKPHEVKTNWADELDASVWPRFQALKSCSYNVKFSSVDKHPKFLNSTNVGGCVGTKDAVCSPHLDIENAAGLNYLPAKLADLEFSQRNEQSCTPDEPSSYLKPHEVNTNKTDEVDSSVVARLRVLQGRGDISNSLSAEEYPEKLDSVDPGGCLETKETVGSINLDSENTAGVKNLPAKFADLAFFQQNQQSYNPDEPISCWKPREVRTNRTDEVDSSVMARLSILRGRIDNVNSDNLGEHPKLLDSVDVEGCLGRKDAMCNSSGENNAREKSESFMPTKLADLSFMQKNEQLYAEDEPSKRSCLLNSSSNIQHLCANSNDENELYLNNNSESMARESPVCRANDLVMPDQQWKQNVTEGSGSPSSEWEHVLKDELTWCSSA from the exons ATGTTCCAGTTCGGCGACGGTGGGCCGTCCGCCGGCGTCGACGGCGGACCACCGCCACtgcttccttcctcttcctcctgctCCTCCATCCTATCGCCGTTGGCTCCTCCTTTCACGGTCGATCGCTGTTACGCCGTCTTCCCTCAGCCGATGTCCGCCGCCGGCGACTGGCCCCCCGCTTCTGCTGCCGCTTCCGCCGCCACGTCTTCCCGCTTGCCCTCCCTTACCTCCGGCATCCGCTCTATACCGAGCAATAGTGTCTTCGAATCCGCCAGTACGTATTACCCTAGTTATGCTCCGGTCGGCGGTGGCTTTCCGGTATCCATCGATGATAGCTTAAAACCTTTGCCAGGTCTTGAGAGGTACGGAGGAATGGATTCTGGCCCTTGGAGTGGACCCTTTCTTGGAGAGGAAATGGGAAAAGATAAGGGTTTCGATCGTAGTTCGTCTTGGATGGATCCCTCTTCTAGCTACTGGGACTCTGCATTCTACAAAG GAGGTGCTGCTGAAGGTTTAATGACATGTGAAGATGCTTCACTTGTTCAGGGAAATAATGCTACCTCCTTTGCAAGAAATTTTCAGTTTGGACCAGAAAGCTCTGGATGGCTAGGTGATAAGTACCCAGCAGTTTCCA GAGGTGCTGCTGAAGGTTTAATGATACGTGAAGATGCTTCACTTGTTCAGGGAAATAATGCTGCCTCCTTTGCAAGAAATTTTCAGTTTGGACCAGAAAGCTCTGGATGGCTAGGTGATAAGTACCCAGCAGTTTATAAGGATAACCCAAGAGCGCCTTTTGATCAGTCTGGAACTTCACCTCTTGATCCAAGTGCATTATTTGACAGATTGTCTTATTCTCGGTCACAAGAGTCAACATCTATTATGAAAGCACACGATACCTTTAATTTAAACTCAACCAATAACTATACTGCACAACCTGCTTCATGTTCAACCAATCCAATGTTCTACAATCCAGCTACAGCATGTTCTGCCTCGACCTCAGTATATGATCTGTCAACTGAAAGAACCATTTCATCAATGGATTCTGTTATGCCAGCAAATGGATATTTGACTATTCAACATGCGAATCCATATAGAATTAATCTTGATTATTTTGACTATATTGCAAGTGAGCAGAAGGAGCCTACGGTCGGTCAAATTAGTGAAGACGGTAACAAGGAGTGGAGCATTGCTGCTggaaatatgaaaagaaaatttggtgCTTCTGTAATTTCTTCTCCAATGAAAAATGATTTTCCTGCAGGCCATGATCCACTAATTGGGAATCTTATGGAGTGTTACTCAGAGGCAAAATGTGGGTTAAGAAATACACGGTTGAGCCTCACAAATTCTTCTGCCTCTGCTAGTGCTTCTGTTGAACCTGATAATTCCATGCAAATTTCTTCAGACCCACTTGATCAGCACAGCCTTGCTGTGGATTCACCATGTTGGAAAGGAGCTCCATCTTCTCGTCAATATCCATTTGGCATTGGAGACAAAGCAGATGGTTGTCCTGTAGTAAAGGAATTAAAAGGCCACAATGATTTGGATCAAGGTCAAAAGCATCTTCTAGTCAGTGCCAAATATGCAGGAACTCCATCTTCAGAACATGTTGTAAGTTCCGTTTGCAGGGAGAACCAGAAAGATTCTTCTTTATCCTATCCAAGAGAACCCTCTTTGGTTAGTTTGCGATGTATGCATCAAAAATTTGAAGATGCTAAAGGAGAATGTTCAGGTTGTGCAGAGGTTGGCTTTGAGAATAGCAGCCAAGTAGGAcacattcttgaagaaaagaataatgaagctACAAAAGTTCTAAATACAGATTCTGGACTGAAGGATCATGCCTTGAAACAATTAGGTGGAGAAGAGGGTGTTTCTTCTGCCTATCATAACACAGTGGTCAGTGGAATGGCAAATCCTGAGATGAATGTTAAGGCTGCAGGCCAAGATGGCTCATCTGATTTTAGTTCTTGTTCTAGAGATCACATCGTGAAATTATCTTCTTCTGAAGTTGCCATTCCTAGTAAAACTGTTGAACTACTAGGTTCATCTGATCCTTCTGGCATATGTCCCCCCCCAGGAGAAGATCCTGAACCTATTGTTAAGGCTATGCATGGTTTATCGGAAGTGCTCTTCTCTCATTACGACAGAAAGGTCAACGAATTGAAAGAGCATGACCATGAACTTCTGCATCAAGTAATTGACAATCTCAAAGCTTGCCTTGTCAAGAACGGGAAG GACGTTACAAAGGAAACTTCTAATGTTTTTGGGATTGAGGCTTCTCCATCTGAAGTGGATGTTCAAAAGATTGGTGATGATCTAAAAACGAGCAACAATAAAGGTGCCAAAGGCATGAAGCATAGGATGCCCTGTAGTGGGCTTGATGTGGACAATGATAAGGTCAACAATGTTTGTTCTGTAGGATTTGATACAGATTGCAGGACGCGCATGGCCCAG GCCTTACATAAGGTTTCAAAGAGAGGTTTTGACCAGGAAGAGGACCCTCAGACTCTGTTGTACAAGAATCTGTGGATTGAGACAGAAGTTGCTCTGTGTTCAATGAAGTATGAACTTGCGCGCATGAAGCTTGAGATGGAAAATGACAAGTGCCACCAAAGag CAAATTCTTATGATTCATCGGATATGGAACGGAAGCTTTCACAGTTGACTAGACTAAGAAGTTTGAATTCGGTGAACTACGTTAATGGGAATGATGAACCAAGATACAAAGCTGAAGAGAACTTGTGCAATACTTCAACGCAGCAGGCTTATGGAGGCAAACATGGTACTATGAAACCTCATGAAGTCAAAACAAACTGGGCAGATGAACTTGATGCCTCTGTTTGGCCTAGGTTCCAAGCTCTAAAAAGTTGCTCTTATAATGTTAAATTTAGTAGTGTAGACAAGCATCCAAAGTTTTTGAACTCCACAAATGTTGGAGGTTGTGTGGGAACAAAAGATGCTGTATGCAGCCCTCATTTAGATATTGAAAATGCTGCTGGACTGAATTACCTGCCAGCGAAGCTTGCTGATTTGGAATTTAGTCAGCGGAACGAACAATCATGTACTCCTGACGAACCTAGCAGTTACTTGAAACCTCATGAAGTAAACACAAACAAGACAGACGAGGTTGATTCCTCTGTTGTGGCAAGACTCAGAGTTCTACAGGGACGAGGAGATATTTCAAACTCTCTTAGTGCAGAGGAGTATCCAGAAAAACTGGACTCTGTGGATCCTGGAGGCTGCTTGGAAACAAAAGAGACTGTGGGCAGCATTAATTTAGACAGTGAAAATACTGCTGGAGTGAAGAACCTGCCAGCAAAGTTTGCTGATTTGGCTTTTTTTCAGCAGAATCAACAGTCATATAATCCTGATGAACCTATCAGTTGTTGGAAGCCTCGTGAGGTAAGGACAAACAGGACAGATGAGGTTGATTCCTCTGTTATGGCTAGACTCAGTATTCTAAGAGGACGGATTGACAATGTAAACTCTGACAACTTGGGAGAGCATCCAAAGCTTCTTGACTCTGTAGATGTTGAAGgttgcttgggaagaaaagatgCCATGTGCAATTCAAGTGGTGAAAATAATGCTAGGGAGAAGTCAGAGAGCTTCATGCCAACGAAGCTTGCTGACTTGAGCTTCATGCAGAAGAACGAACAGCTGTATGCTGAAGATGAACCCAGCAAAAGAAGTTGTTTACTAAATAGCAGTTCCAACATTCAGCATCTTTGTGCAAATTCCAATGATGAAAATGAACTGTATCTAAACAACAATTCAGAGTCAATGGCCAGAGAATCTCCTGTATGCAGAGCAAATGACCTAGTCATGCCTGATCAGCAGTGGAAACAAAATGTTACAGAAGGGTCGGGTAGCCCATCATCAGAATGGGAGCATGTGCTGAAGGATGAGCTCACATGGTGCAGCAGCGCATGA
- the LOC103720380 gene encoding uncharacterized protein LOC103720380 isoform X2, which yields MFQFGDGGPSAGVDGGPPPLLPSSSSCSSILSPLAPPFTVDRCYAVFPQPMSAAGDWPPASAAASAATSSRLPSLTSGIRSIPSNSVFESASTYYPSYAPVGGGFPVSIDDSLKPLPGLERYGGMDSGPWSGPFLGEEMGKDKGFDRSSSWMDPSSSYWDSAFYKGGAAEGLMTCEDASLVQGNNATSFARNFQFGPESSGWLGGAAEGLMIREDASLVQGNNAASFARNFQFGPESSGWLGDKYPAVYKDNPRAPFDQSGTSPLDPSALFDRLSYSRSQESTSIMKAHDTFNLNSTNNYTAQPASCSTNPMFYNPATACSASTSVYDLSTERTISSMDSVMPANGYLTIQHANPYRINLDYFDYIASEQKEPTVGQISEDGNKEWSIAAGNMKRKFGASVISSPMKNDFPAGHDPLIGNLMECYSEAKCGLRNTRLSLTNSSASASASVEPDNSMQISSDPLDQHSLAVDSPCWKGAPSSRQYPFGIGDKADGCPVVKELKGHNDLDQGQKHLLVSAKYAGTPSSEHVVSSVCRENQKDSSLSYPREPSLVSLRCMHQKFEDAKGECSGCAEVGFENSSQVGHILEEKNNEATKVLNTDSGLKDHALKQLGGEEGVSSAYHNTVVSGMANPEMNVKAAGQDGSSDFSSCSRDHIVKLSSSEVAIPSKTVELLGSSDPSGICPPPGEDPEPIVKAMHGLSEVLFSHYDRKVNELKEHDHELLHQVIDNLKACLVKNGKDVTKETSNVFGIEASPSEVDVQKIGDDLKTSNNKGAKGMKHRMPCSGLDVDNDKVNNVCSVGFDTDCRTRMAQALHKVSKRGFDQEEDPQTLLYKNLWIETEVALCSMKYELARMKLEMENDKCHQRANSYDSSDMERKLSQLTRLRSLNSVNYVNGNDEPRYKAEENLCNTSTQQAYGGKHGTMKPHEVKTNWADELDASVWPRFQALKSCSYNVKFSSVDKHPKFLNSTNVGGCVGTKDAVCSPHLDIENAAGLNYLPAKLADLEFSQRNEQSCTPDEPSSYLKPHEVNTNKTDEVDSSVVARLRVLQGRGDISNSLSAEEYPEKLDSVDPGGCLETKETVGSINLDSENTAGVKNLPAKFADLAFFQQNQQSYNPDEPISCWKPREVRTNRTDEVDSSVMARLSILRGRIDNVNSDNLGEHPKLLDSVDVEGCLGRKDAMCNSSGENNAREKSESFMPTKLADLSFMQKNEQLYAEDEPSKRSCLLNSSSNIQHLCANSNDENELYLNNNSESMARESPVCRANDLVMPDQQWKQNVTEGSGSPSSEWEHVLKDELTWCSSA from the exons ATGTTCCAGTTCGGCGACGGTGGGCCGTCCGCCGGCGTCGACGGCGGACCACCGCCACtgcttccttcctcttcctcctgctCCTCCATCCTATCGCCGTTGGCTCCTCCTTTCACGGTCGATCGCTGTTACGCCGTCTTCCCTCAGCCGATGTCCGCCGCCGGCGACTGGCCCCCCGCTTCTGCTGCCGCTTCCGCCGCCACGTCTTCCCGCTTGCCCTCCCTTACCTCCGGCATCCGCTCTATACCGAGCAATAGTGTCTTCGAATCCGCCAGTACGTATTACCCTAGTTATGCTCCGGTCGGCGGTGGCTTTCCGGTATCCATCGATGATAGCTTAAAACCTTTGCCAGGTCTTGAGAGGTACGGAGGAATGGATTCTGGCCCTTGGAGTGGACCCTTTCTTGGAGAGGAAATGGGAAAAGATAAGGGTTTCGATCGTAGTTCGTCTTGGATGGATCCCTCTTCTAGCTACTGGGACTCTGCATTCTACAAAG GAGGTGCTGCTGAAGGTTTAATGACATGTGAAGATGCTTCACTTGTTCAGGGAAATAATGCTACCTCCTTTGCAAGAAATTTTCAGTTTGGACCAGAAAGCTCTGGATGGCTAG GAGGTGCTGCTGAAGGTTTAATGATACGTGAAGATGCTTCACTTGTTCAGGGAAATAATGCTGCCTCCTTTGCAAGAAATTTTCAGTTTGGACCAGAAAGCTCTGGATGGCTAGGTGATAAGTACCCAGCAGTTTATAAGGATAACCCAAGAGCGCCTTTTGATCAGTCTGGAACTTCACCTCTTGATCCAAGTGCATTATTTGACAGATTGTCTTATTCTCGGTCACAAGAGTCAACATCTATTATGAAAGCACACGATACCTTTAATTTAAACTCAACCAATAACTATACTGCACAACCTGCTTCATGTTCAACCAATCCAATGTTCTACAATCCAGCTACAGCATGTTCTGCCTCGACCTCAGTATATGATCTGTCAACTGAAAGAACCATTTCATCAATGGATTCTGTTATGCCAGCAAATGGATATTTGACTATTCAACATGCGAATCCATATAGAATTAATCTTGATTATTTTGACTATATTGCAAGTGAGCAGAAGGAGCCTACGGTCGGTCAAATTAGTGAAGACGGTAACAAGGAGTGGAGCATTGCTGCTggaaatatgaaaagaaaatttggtgCTTCTGTAATTTCTTCTCCAATGAAAAATGATTTTCCTGCAGGCCATGATCCACTAATTGGGAATCTTATGGAGTGTTACTCAGAGGCAAAATGTGGGTTAAGAAATACACGGTTGAGCCTCACAAATTCTTCTGCCTCTGCTAGTGCTTCTGTTGAACCTGATAATTCCATGCAAATTTCTTCAGACCCACTTGATCAGCACAGCCTTGCTGTGGATTCACCATGTTGGAAAGGAGCTCCATCTTCTCGTCAATATCCATTTGGCATTGGAGACAAAGCAGATGGTTGTCCTGTAGTAAAGGAATTAAAAGGCCACAATGATTTGGATCAAGGTCAAAAGCATCTTCTAGTCAGTGCCAAATATGCAGGAACTCCATCTTCAGAACATGTTGTAAGTTCCGTTTGCAGGGAGAACCAGAAAGATTCTTCTTTATCCTATCCAAGAGAACCCTCTTTGGTTAGTTTGCGATGTATGCATCAAAAATTTGAAGATGCTAAAGGAGAATGTTCAGGTTGTGCAGAGGTTGGCTTTGAGAATAGCAGCCAAGTAGGAcacattcttgaagaaaagaataatgaagctACAAAAGTTCTAAATACAGATTCTGGACTGAAGGATCATGCCTTGAAACAATTAGGTGGAGAAGAGGGTGTTTCTTCTGCCTATCATAACACAGTGGTCAGTGGAATGGCAAATCCTGAGATGAATGTTAAGGCTGCAGGCCAAGATGGCTCATCTGATTTTAGTTCTTGTTCTAGAGATCACATCGTGAAATTATCTTCTTCTGAAGTTGCCATTCCTAGTAAAACTGTTGAACTACTAGGTTCATCTGATCCTTCTGGCATATGTCCCCCCCCAGGAGAAGATCCTGAACCTATTGTTAAGGCTATGCATGGTTTATCGGAAGTGCTCTTCTCTCATTACGACAGAAAGGTCAACGAATTGAAAGAGCATGACCATGAACTTCTGCATCAAGTAATTGACAATCTCAAAGCTTGCCTTGTCAAGAACGGGAAG GACGTTACAAAGGAAACTTCTAATGTTTTTGGGATTGAGGCTTCTCCATCTGAAGTGGATGTTCAAAAGATTGGTGATGATCTAAAAACGAGCAACAATAAAGGTGCCAAAGGCATGAAGCATAGGATGCCCTGTAGTGGGCTTGATGTGGACAATGATAAGGTCAACAATGTTTGTTCTGTAGGATTTGATACAGATTGCAGGACGCGCATGGCCCAG GCCTTACATAAGGTTTCAAAGAGAGGTTTTGACCAGGAAGAGGACCCTCAGACTCTGTTGTACAAGAATCTGTGGATTGAGACAGAAGTTGCTCTGTGTTCAATGAAGTATGAACTTGCGCGCATGAAGCTTGAGATGGAAAATGACAAGTGCCACCAAAGag CAAATTCTTATGATTCATCGGATATGGAACGGAAGCTTTCACAGTTGACTAGACTAAGAAGTTTGAATTCGGTGAACTACGTTAATGGGAATGATGAACCAAGATACAAAGCTGAAGAGAACTTGTGCAATACTTCAACGCAGCAGGCTTATGGAGGCAAACATGGTACTATGAAACCTCATGAAGTCAAAACAAACTGGGCAGATGAACTTGATGCCTCTGTTTGGCCTAGGTTCCAAGCTCTAAAAAGTTGCTCTTATAATGTTAAATTTAGTAGTGTAGACAAGCATCCAAAGTTTTTGAACTCCACAAATGTTGGAGGTTGTGTGGGAACAAAAGATGCTGTATGCAGCCCTCATTTAGATATTGAAAATGCTGCTGGACTGAATTACCTGCCAGCGAAGCTTGCTGATTTGGAATTTAGTCAGCGGAACGAACAATCATGTACTCCTGACGAACCTAGCAGTTACTTGAAACCTCATGAAGTAAACACAAACAAGACAGACGAGGTTGATTCCTCTGTTGTGGCAAGACTCAGAGTTCTACAGGGACGAGGAGATATTTCAAACTCTCTTAGTGCAGAGGAGTATCCAGAAAAACTGGACTCTGTGGATCCTGGAGGCTGCTTGGAAACAAAAGAGACTGTGGGCAGCATTAATTTAGACAGTGAAAATACTGCTGGAGTGAAGAACCTGCCAGCAAAGTTTGCTGATTTGGCTTTTTTTCAGCAGAATCAACAGTCATATAATCCTGATGAACCTATCAGTTGTTGGAAGCCTCGTGAGGTAAGGACAAACAGGACAGATGAGGTTGATTCCTCTGTTATGGCTAGACTCAGTATTCTAAGAGGACGGATTGACAATGTAAACTCTGACAACTTGGGAGAGCATCCAAAGCTTCTTGACTCTGTAGATGTTGAAGgttgcttgggaagaaaagatgCCATGTGCAATTCAAGTGGTGAAAATAATGCTAGGGAGAAGTCAGAGAGCTTCATGCCAACGAAGCTTGCTGACTTGAGCTTCATGCAGAAGAACGAACAGCTGTATGCTGAAGATGAACCCAGCAAAAGAAGTTGTTTACTAAATAGCAGTTCCAACATTCAGCATCTTTGTGCAAATTCCAATGATGAAAATGAACTGTATCTAAACAACAATTCAGAGTCAATGGCCAGAGAATCTCCTGTATGCAGAGCAAATGACCTAGTCATGCCTGATCAGCAGTGGAAACAAAATGTTACAGAAGGGTCGGGTAGCCCATCATCAGAATGGGAGCATGTGCTGAAGGATGAGCTCACATGGTGCAGCAGCGCATGA